GGTAAAGAAAGGAGGTAAGTTATGACTTATATGATCACTGATGAATGCGTAGCCTGTGGCGTTTGTCAATCTGAATGCCCTTCTGAAGCTATTATAGAAGGTGAAGATAAATACTCCATAGATATTGATAAGTGTACAGAGTGTGGTTCTTGCGCAGAAGTTTGCCCTTCCGAAGCTTGTGTTATAGCAAAGGATTAATCATAAATAATGTAGGAGAAAGTCGTTCCACCATAAGTTTCACCAGCTTCCGAAGATTGTGTTATAGTAAGGGATTAATCATAGAGCAATTATAAAGGAGAATGTTAAGATCTTCTTAACAATTCTTAATAAAAAGAGATTATTTGAATTTGCCAAGTAATCTCTTTTTTGCTTTAATTTATAGTCTATGAATTTAAAAATGAAATGAAGGCACTTATCAATGAGGGTAGAGAGATTACAAAAAGTCCTTTCTAAAGCCGGTATTACCTCTAGAAGAAAAGCAGAAAAGTTAATTTTAGAAGGAAAAATTAAGGTAAACCATCAAGTAGTTAGTAAGTTAGGGATCAAAGTCGATCCTGAAAAAGATGAAATCTTAGTTGACCATAAAAAATTAAGTCTCGAAAAGAAGGTTTACTTGTTACTTTATAAGCCAAAAAACTATATAACCACCTTATCTGATAATTTCAAAAGACCGACGGTAATGGACTTAATAAAAGATATTAAAGAACGGGTATATCCAATAGGAAGATTAGATTATGATACGGCAGGAATCTTATTATTAACCAATAATGGAGATTTTTCTTACCAACTTACTCATCCTAAATTTAAAGTTGAAAAAACTTACTTAGTGAAATTTAAGAATTTTGTTTTAGATGAAAAGATAAAAAGCTTAAGAAGGGGGGTTAACTTAAGCGATGGTCTTACTTTGCCAACTAAAGTAAAAGTTTTACAGAAAAAAGAAACTCATACTTGGATCTCTATAAC
Above is a genomic segment from bacterium containing:
- a CDS encoding rRNA pseudouridine synthase produces the protein MRVERLQKVLSKAGITSRRKAEKLILEGKIKVNHQVVSKLGIKVDPEKDEILVDHKKLSLEKKVYLLLYKPKNYITTLSDNFKRPTVMDLIKDIKERVYPIGRLDYDTAGILLLTNNGDFSYQLTHPKFKVEKTYLVKFKNFVLDEKIKSLRRGVNLSDGLTLPTKVKVLQKKETHTWISITLTEGRNRQIKRMGEAIGHKVTSLKRIAYGCLRLGNLKEGQYRELTSTEISKLLKETK
- a CDS encoding 4Fe-4S binding protein, yielding MTYMITDECVACGVCQSECPSEAIIEGEDKYSIDIDKCTECGSCAEVCPSEACVIAKD